The following nucleotide sequence is from Devosia salina.
GACTGGCGGCGCCCGGCCTGGTTCGACGAGCCGCGCGGCCCCGACGTGTCGCCGGCGCTCAACTGGTATCCGCTGGTCACCTTCCTGCAGCTGGCGCTCGACGCGGCGCTGGCGCAAACCCCGCCGGTGGGCTACGGACATGTCTATGCCCCGGCCGACTATATCGACGCCTGGACCGCCGTCACCCAGCCTCAAGGCTGGACCCCGACGGCACTGGACGCGCTGAAGCAGGCCATCAACCCCGACGACTACGCCGTGAGCGCAAGTGACCCCCGCCACCACTGACAAGCCCATGGACCTGGCACTCGCCCTCGCCGCCGAGGCGGCCGAACGGGGCGAAGCGCCGGTGGGCGCCGTGATCGTGGACGGCACCAGGGTGCTGGCGGCCGAGCGCAACCGCATGCGGGCGCTGGGCGATCCCACCGCCCATGCGGAGATGCTCGCCATTCGCACGGCTCTGGAGGCCAGGGGCACCGGGCGCCTGGACGGCTGCGACCTCTATGTGACGCTCGAGCCCTGTGCCATGTGCGCCGGGGCCATCGCGCATACTCGGCTGCGGCGGGTCTATTTCGCTGCCGAGGATATCAAGGCCGGCGCGGTTGAAAACGGCATCCGCCTGTTCGATCAGCCGACCTGCCACCACCGGCCCGAGGTGATTGGCGGCCTTTCGGCAGGGCGGGCGGAAGCCATGCTGGTGGATTTCTTCAGGAAGCTCAGGGATTAACCCCGCCTCGTCCGGCAGCGATGTTCGTCACATGCAACATAATGTTAGAAATTATTGACATCATGTTTGAAATGATCGATATAGCGCCAAGTGAACTTTCCATGGAGGCATCGAATGACGATGCGCGAAAAGGCAGCCTGGATCCTGGTGACCGTGTCGCTGGCGATCTTCGGCTGGTATTTCTGGAGTGTCTGGACCGACCACGCGGTACGCGCTCTTGATGGCGACGCGCTGTTCTGGCGCTTCCTCTGGTGCGCCGGACTGGCCATCGCCATCATGCTGCCGGCGGCACTATTGGCCGCCTGGCTGGGCAAGCAGCAATTCGATCCGCCCCCGGACGAGCTGGAAATCCGCATCGAAAACAACGCCAACCGCTTTGGCCTGGCGCTGCTTGAAGTGTCCCTGGTGGGTATTGTCCTGCTGAGCAAGGCCGTCACCGATATTGCGCGAACCGACTATGCCGCCGACCCCGCGGGGGCCACCGCCGTCATGCTCGTCAATCTCGTGCTGCTGGCCACCGCTTCGGCGGGGGTGGTGCGCGAGATCATCGTCATCATCCAGTATCGGCGGTATGCCTGATGCCTCCGCCGCCGCCCATCACCAATTCGATCCGCCGCCTGCGCTTCGACCATGGCGAGATGACCCAGCAACAACTGGCTGACGCCATCGGCATGACCCGGCAGACGGTCGCGGCCATCGAGCAGAACAAATATTCGCCCTCGCTGGAGGCCGCCTTCCGCATCGCCGAAGTCTTCGGTGTCGAGATCGGCGACGTCTTCCAGTGGAAGGCCGGCCAGAAACCACAGGGCTAGGAGCTCCGACATGAAAGCCTGGTTTGCCCGCCATTATGGCGGACCTGAAGTGCTGCGCCTCGAAGAGGCGCCGAAACCGGCGCCGAAGCCGGGCGAAGTGCTGGTCCGCATCCATGCCACAACCGTCAATTCCGGTGATGTGCGCGTGCGCGGCTGCGATCTTCCGCGCGGCACGAAGCTTCTGGGGCGCCTGGCCTTGGGATGGACCCGTCCGCGCCAGCCCATCCTCGGCACCGAACTGGCCGGCGTGGTGGACGCCGTGGGGCCGGGCGTCACCCGCTTCGCACGGGGCGATGCCGTCTATGCCTTTCCCGGCGCGAAGATGGGCGCCCATGCCGAATATGCCGTTCTGCCCGAGGCCGGGCCGCTTGCCCACCTGCCAGAGGGTCTCGACTTCCACACGGCCGCAGCCCTCT
It contains:
- a CDS encoding nucleoside deaminase, with product MDLALALAAEAAERGEAPVGAVIVDGTRVLAAERNRMRALGDPTAHAEMLAIRTALEARGTGRLDGCDLYVTLEPCAMCAGAIAHTRLRRVYFAAEDIKAGAVENGIRLFDQPTCHHRPEVIGGLSAGRAEAMLVDFFRKLRD
- a CDS encoding helix-turn-helix transcriptional regulator produces the protein MPPPPPITNSIRRLRFDHGEMTQQQLADAIGMTRQTVAAIEQNKYSPSLEAAFRIAEVFGVEIGDVFQWKAGQKPQG